In Anaerolineales bacterium, one genomic interval encodes:
- a CDS encoding PhzF family phenazine biosynthesis protein: MKRFPLKKIDAFAKGASSGNPAGVIYLGPHQGVSDREILRIAQELKGFVSEVGFVRIQAGGEYAIRYYSAEREVEFCGHATIAIVYDLLKNGSGSSGGTTATIVTPKGALQVENRIEEEDAVFIAAPTPVYSQDRIALTAVAEALDLAEADIHARRPIAVVNAGLETLILPMASLEAVLAMNPSLEKSKSFCRENGIDIITVFSGEVSDPANRFRTRVFASTYGYLEDPATGSGSAALGCYLLQQGLWDGAGISLEQNGSRERPNIVKIAARNAADGARQSAFGGNAVLRIQGEYCLA, translated from the coding sequence ATGAAGCGCTTCCCGCTTAAGAAAATCGACGCCTTTGCGAAGGGAGCGTCATCGGGAAATCCGGCGGGGGTAATCTACCTCGGGCCGCATCAGGGAGTTTCAGACCGGGAAATTCTGCGGATCGCACAGGAATTGAAAGGTTTTGTAAGCGAGGTGGGCTTCGTCCGGATACAGGCCGGCGGAGAGTATGCCATCCGATATTATTCGGCGGAAAGGGAAGTGGAATTCTGCGGACACGCCACGATCGCCATTGTGTATGATCTGCTAAAAAACGGTTCCGGGTCCAGCGGCGGAACGACCGCGACGATTGTGACGCCCAAAGGCGCCCTGCAGGTGGAAAACAGGATCGAAGAGGAAGACGCGGTTTTTATTGCGGCTCCGACGCCAGTTTATTCGCAGGATCGGATCGCCCTGACCGCCGTGGCGGAGGCATTGGATCTCGCTGAGGCAGACATCCACGCCAGGCGGCCGATCGCCGTCGTCAATGCCGGACTGGAAACCTTAATCCTCCCGATGGCCTCCCTGGAAGCGGTGCTTGCCATGAACCCTTCGCTGGAAAAATCGAAATCCTTCTGCCGTGAGAACGGGATCGACATCATCACCGTGTTTTCGGGGGAAGTGTCGGATCCGGCGAACCGGTTCCGGACGCGCGTCTTCGCCTCAACCTACGGATATTTGGAAGACCCGGCCACCGGATCCGGAAGCGCGGCGCTCGGGTGCTACCTCTTGCAGCAAGGACTTTGGGACGGAGCCGGAATTTCCTTGGAGCAAAACGGCAGCCGCGAAAGACCGAACATCGTGAAAATCGCGGCGAGAAACGCGGCGGATGGAGCGCGGCAATCCGCCTTTGGCGGAAACGCCGTGCTGCGGATCCAGGGCGAATATTGCCTGGCGTAA
- the sufB gene encoding Fe-S cluster assembly protein SufB, with product MPANGKARWEGPGEYLYGFHDPEEYPFRARPGLHRDVVDEISSQKGEPEWMHAARLEAFDHFLGRRMPGWGGDLSGLNLDEITYYIRPSERSRAVWDEVPENIKRTFERLGIPEAERKLLAGVGAQYESEMVYHNIQQALERQGVVFLSSDDGLKRHPEVYREFFGTVVPHTDNKFAALNTAFWSGGSFVYVPPGVHVDLPLQAYFRLNAQGVGQFERTLIIVDEGASVHYVEGCTAPIWSKDSLHSGVIEIIVRRGARMRYTTIQNWSTNVYNLVTQRALVEEGAVMEWVDSNLGSRLTMKYPACILKGRGAHGEILSMAFAGKGQHQDAGGKMIHLAPETTSKITSKSISRSGGRSSYRGLVRVAEGAERARSKVVCDALLLDSDARTDTYPTIRSDEQRVALGHEATVSKIGQEQLFYLRSRGLSEEEAVTMVVSGFIEPLVKELPMEYAIEMNRLVQLQMSGSVG from the coding sequence ATGCCCGCAAACGGAAAAGCGCGTTGGGAAGGTCCCGGGGAATACCTTTACGGCTTCCACGATCCGGAGGAATATCCGTTTCGGGCCCGGCCGGGCCTGCATCGGGACGTGGTGGATGAAATTTCCTCCCAAAAGGGCGAGCCGGAGTGGATGCACGCAGCCCGTCTGGAGGCGTTCGATCATTTTCTCGGGCGCCGGATGCCCGGATGGGGCGGCGACCTTTCTGGTTTGAATCTTGACGAGATCACCTACTACATCCGGCCGAGCGAACGTTCCCGAGCGGTGTGGGACGAAGTCCCGGAGAACATCAAGCGCACGTTCGAGCGGCTCGGTATCCCGGAGGCCGAACGCAAACTGCTGGCGGGCGTCGGCGCGCAATACGAATCCGAGATGGTCTACCACAACATCCAGCAGGCGCTGGAGCGTCAAGGGGTTGTTTTCCTCAGCAGTGACGACGGATTGAAGCGGCATCCCGAGGTCTACCGCGAGTTTTTCGGAACCGTCGTCCCGCACACCGACAATAAATTTGCGGCGCTCAACACCGCCTTCTGGTCCGGCGGGTCCTTTGTCTACGTTCCCCCGGGGGTGCATGTGGATCTGCCCTTGCAGGCCTATTTCCGGCTGAATGCCCAGGGAGTCGGCCAGTTTGAGCGGACCCTGATCATCGTCGACGAAGGCGCGTCGGTGCACTACGTCGAGGGCTGCACGGCCCCGATCTGGTCGAAGGATTCCCTGCACAGCGGCGTGATCGAGATCATCGTCCGCCGCGGCGCGCGGATGCGTTACACGACCATTCAAAACTGGTCGACCAACGTGTACAACCTGGTCACCCAGCGCGCTTTGGTCGAGGAGGGCGCGGTGATGGAATGGGTGGATTCCAACCTCGGCAGCCGGTTGACGATGAAATATCCGGCCTGCATCCTGAAAGGCAGGGGCGCCCACGGCGAGATCCTTTCCATGGCGTTCGCCGGCAAAGGCCAGCACCAGGACGCCGGGGGAAAAATGATCCACCTAGCGCCGGAGACGACGAGCAAGATCACCTCCAAATCGATTAGCCGGTCCGGAGGCCGATCTTCGTACCGGGGTCTGGTGAGGGTCGCCGAAGGCGCGGAGCGGGCTCGGTCCAAGGTCGTCTGCGACGCGCTGCTGCTTGATTCGGACGCCCGGACCGATACGTATCCGACTATCCGATCGGACGAACAAAGGGTCGCACTGGGGCACGAAGCGACGGTCAGCAAGATCGGCCAGGAACAGCTTTTCTATCTCCGCAGCCGGGGACTGTCGGAAGAGGAAGCCGTCACCATGGTGGTATCGGGATTCATCGAGCCGCTGGTCAAGGAACTTCCGATGGAATATGCGATCGAAATGAACCGATTGGTGCAATTGCAGATGTCCGGATCGGTCGGATAA
- a CDS encoding pyruvate, phosphate dikinase, with translation MTATKKKKSATVKRTKKKASAAGKSKKWVYLFTEVAQAEKYAKTWEGVRALLGGKGAGLADMSRGGLPVPPGFTVTTEACNAYLAAGEKFPAGLWDQEAAAMRQVEKQTGKKFGDPKNPLLVSCRSGAKFSMPGMMDTVLNIGLNDETAQGMIELTKNERFVYDAYRRLVQMFSSVVMGVSKDDFEKVLESHRHQRNVTNDAELPVEDLKSITAEFKRIVSQKTGRAFPDDPMEQLKLATEAVFKSWNGKRAVDYRNAAKIAHDLGTAVNIVTMVFGNMGEGSGTGVLTTRNVSDGSQAIEGDFLLNAQGEDVVSGTRQTMEIAEMKTIMPKMYAELEKYCKRLEKYYRETQDIEFTVERGKLWMLQTRNAKRTAQAAIRIAVDMAEEKLISKEEAVWRVQPEHVDFYLHPQFDAAEKKYASSRGDQIAKGLNVSPGAAVGQITFDADTAEKWAKEEKRAVIMVRPETTPNDVHGMLAAKGILTSRGGRTSHAALVARQFGIPAVVGVAAMDVDVERRQFTVAGKVYHEGDWISLDGTTGEIFSGKIKTADPSFDDPYLLKLLSWSDDVRKLGIWANADYPRDARRARNFGAEGIGLCRTEHMFFETERLPIVQKMILAKTPEARKAELEKLLPFQRGDFDGLFRAMDGLPVTIRLIDPPMHEFLPSQTALLQEVIELRLKGNETGQLQEKENLLSAVEAMHETNPMLGLRGVRLGIHIPELTRMQVRAIFEAACQCAKQGIDVHPKIMIPLTSHINELKIQQTALEEEGRIVMEEQGIKIDYQFGTMIEIPRAAITAGQIAEMAQFFSFGTNDLTQMTFGISRDDAEKGFLIEYIEKKILPENPFASIDEDGVGKLMDMAVKAGRATRKTLEVGICGEHGGDPKSIHFCHTVGLDYVSCSPFRVPIARLAAAHAAVEKKMGEKEK, from the coding sequence ATGACCGCAACGAAAAAGAAAAAATCCGCGACCGTCAAGCGAACGAAGAAAAAGGCTTCGGCCGCCGGAAAGTCGAAAAAATGGGTATATCTTTTCACCGAGGTCGCCCAGGCTGAAAAATACGCAAAAACCTGGGAGGGCGTTCGTGCCTTGCTGGGGGGCAAGGGCGCCGGCCTGGCGGATATGAGCCGCGGCGGCCTGCCGGTTCCGCCCGGATTCACCGTCACTACCGAAGCCTGCAACGCCTATCTGGCCGCCGGCGAGAAATTTCCCGCCGGGTTGTGGGATCAGGAAGCGGCCGCGATGCGCCAGGTGGAAAAGCAAACCGGGAAGAAATTCGGCGACCCGAAAAATCCGCTCCTGGTTTCCTGCCGCTCCGGCGCGAAATTCTCCATGCCCGGGATGATGGACACCGTGCTCAACATCGGCCTGAACGACGAAACCGCACAGGGGATGATCGAACTCACGAAGAACGAGCGCTTCGTGTACGACGCCTACCGTCGGTTGGTGCAGATGTTCTCCTCGGTGGTGATGGGCGTTTCCAAGGACGATTTTGAAAAAGTCCTCGAATCCCACCGTCATCAGCGCAATGTGACCAACGACGCCGAACTTCCGGTGGAGGACCTCAAAAGTATCACCGCCGAGTTCAAGCGGATCGTGTCTCAAAAGACGGGCCGCGCGTTTCCGGACGATCCCATGGAACAGTTGAAACTCGCCACCGAAGCGGTGTTCAAATCCTGGAACGGGAAGCGCGCCGTGGACTACCGCAACGCGGCCAAGATCGCCCACGATCTTGGAACGGCGGTCAACATCGTCACCATGGTGTTCGGCAACATGGGCGAGGGCAGCGGCACCGGCGTGCTGACCACCCGCAACGTGTCCGACGGCTCGCAGGCGATCGAGGGCGATTTTCTGCTCAACGCCCAGGGCGAGGACGTCGTCTCCGGCACCCGGCAGACGATGGAAATCGCCGAAATGAAGACCATCATGCCCAAGATGTACGCCGAGCTCGAAAAATACTGCAAACGGCTCGAGAAATACTACCGCGAGACGCAGGACATCGAGTTCACCGTCGAGCGCGGCAAGCTGTGGATGCTGCAAACCCGCAACGCCAAACGGACCGCCCAGGCGGCGATCCGGATCGCCGTCGACATGGCCGAGGAAAAGCTGATCTCCAAGGAAGAGGCGGTCTGGCGGGTTCAGCCCGAGCACGTCGATTTCTACCTGCATCCCCAGTTTGACGCCGCAGAGAAGAAATACGCCTCCTCGCGCGGGGACCAGATCGCCAAGGGATTAAACGTTTCCCCCGGCGCGGCCGTTGGCCAGATCACCTTCGACGCCGACACCGCCGAAAAGTGGGCCAAGGAGGAGAAGCGGGCCGTGATCATGGTCCGTCCCGAGACGACCCCCAACGACGTACACGGCATGCTGGCGGCCAAAGGGATCCTCACCAGCCGCGGCGGCCGCACCTCGCACGCGGCCTTGGTCGCACGGCAATTCGGAATCCCGGCGGTGGTGGGCGTGGCGGCGATGGACGTCGACGTCGAACGGCGCCAATTCACCGTGGCCGGAAAGGTCTACCACGAAGGGGATTGGATCTCGCTTGACGGAACCACCGGAGAAATTTTCTCCGGAAAAATCAAGACCGCCGATCCGTCGTTCGACGATCCGTACCTGCTGAAACTGCTGTCCTGGTCCGATGACGTGCGCAAGCTGGGGATTTGGGCCAACGCGGATTATCCGCGGGACGCCCGCCGCGCCCGCAACTTCGGCGCCGAAGGCATCGGGCTTTGCCGCACCGAGCATATGTTCTTCGAAACCGAGCGCCTGCCCATCGTGCAGAAGATGATTCTGGCCAAGACGCCCGAAGCGAGGAAGGCGGAACTCGAGAAACTCCTTCCCTTCCAGCGCGGCGATTTCGACGGTTTGTTCCGCGCGATGGACGGCCTGCCGGTGACCATCCGGCTAATCGATCCGCCGATGCACGAATTCCTGCCCTCGCAGACGGCCCTCCTGCAGGAAGTGATCGAATTGCGGCTGAAGGGGAACGAGACCGGCCAACTGCAGGAGAAGGAGAACCTGCTTTCCGCCGTGGAAGCCATGCACGAGACGAACCCGATGCTCGGCCTGCGCGGCGTGCGCCTGGGCATCCACATCCCCGAACTGACCCGCATGCAGGTGCGCGCCATCTTCGAGGCCGCCTGCCAATGCGCCAAACAGGGCATCGACGTCCATCCCAAGATCATGATCCCGTTGACTTCGCACATCAATGAATTGAAGATCCAGCAGACGGCCCTGGAAGAAGAAGGCCGGATCGTCATGGAGGAGCAGGGCATCAAGATCGACTACCAGTTCGGGACGATGATCGAGATCCCGCGCGCCGCAATCACCGCCGGACAGATCGCAGAGATGGCGCAGTTCTTCTCCTTCGGCACCAACGACCTGACTCAGATGACCTTCGGCATCTCCCGCGACGACGCCGAAAAGGGCTTCCTGATCGAATACATCGAAAAGAAGATCCTGCCGGAAAATCCCTTTGCCTCGATCGACGAAGACGGAGTGGGAAAGTTGATGGACATGGCCGTGAAGGCCGGCCGCGCCACGCGCAAAACCCTCGAGGTAGGCATCTGCGGCGAGCACGGGGGTGACCCGAAATCGATCCACTTCTGCCACACCGTGGGGTTGGATTACGTGTCCTGTTCGCCCTTCCGGGTGCCGATCGCCCGGCTGGCGGCTGCACACGCCGCGGTGGAAAAGAAAATGGGCGAGAAGGAAAAATAA
- a CDS encoding iron-sulfur cluster assembly scaffold protein, translated as MDDLYRQQIIDRYKHPLKRGVLDPHDISYEDENPLCGDRLRIDLRVDAQGRITQAAFSGDGCAISQASADLLMEHIEGKTLEQVRVLTKEDILGMLGIELSPIRLKCALLSLKVLKAGAYGLEEDKGT; from the coding sequence ATGGACGACTTGTACCGGCAGCAGATCATCGACCGCTACAAGCATCCGCTGAAACGCGGCGTGCTGGATCCGCACGACATCTCCTACGAGGACGAAAATCCCCTGTGCGGGGACAGACTGCGGATTGACCTGCGCGTCGACGCGCAAGGCCGGATTACACAGGCGGCCTTCTCCGGGGATGGATGCGCCATTTCACAGGCCTCGGCGGACCTGTTGATGGAGCATATCGAGGGAAAAACGCTCGAACAGGTGCGCGTCTTAACCAAAGAGGATATCCTCGGGATGCTGGGGATCGAACTCAGCCCGATCAGGCTGAAATGCGCGTTGTTGTCGCTGAAGGTGCTCAAAGCCGGAGCATACGGTTTAGAAGAAGATAAGGGAACTTAA
- a CDS encoding HNH endonuclease, whose product MKKPVLVLNANYEPIHVCDTRRALHLIIGGKARLVANGRGCIRTVRLSYPSPSIIQLQKMIHPPRPFPHLSKREVFRRDGYTCQYCGRQTPHLTVDHVIPRYRGGTHAWNNLVAACPACNRRKGGRLLSEAHMSLRRIPKEPPCTALYLFEHYLTDYEEWRTYLEGW is encoded by the coding sequence ATGAAGAAGCCGGTTCTGGTATTGAATGCCAATTATGAACCGATCCACGTGTGCGACACGCGGAGGGCCCTGCATTTAATCATCGGCGGAAAAGCCCGGCTGGTGGCGAACGGGCGCGGCTGCATCCGCACCGTACGGCTTTCCTATCCCAGCCCTTCGATCATCCAACTGCAAAAGATGATCCATCCTCCCCGCCCGTTTCCGCACCTGTCCAAGCGCGAGGTTTTCCGTCGGGACGGATACACCTGTCAATACTGCGGACGCCAAACCCCGCACCTGACGGTGGACCATGTCATTCCCCGCTACCGGGGCGGCACGCATGCCTGGAACAACCTCGTCGCAGCCTGCCCGGCATGCAACCGCAGGAAGGGCGGCCGACTGCTGTCGGAGGCCCACATGAGCCTGCGGCGGATCCCGAAAGAACCGCCCTGCACGGCGCTGTACCTGTTCGAGCACTATCTGACGGATTATGAGGAATGGCGGACGTATCTGGAAGGTTGGTAA
- the sufC gene encoding Fe-S cluster assembly ATPase SufC, with protein MPSVLEIQGLHVKVGEKMLLNGVDLTVRQGEIHALMGPNGTGKSTLAYALMGHPVYDVTQGKILLDGEDLLALPPEERARRGLFLAFQYPVAIPGVSVANFLRTAINSRRRAVDPQDKGIPVPEFRKMLKSKLEMLKIPVEFAGRYLNEGFSGGEKKRVEVLQLAVLMPRIAVLDETDSGLDIDALRIVAGGVEAISGPELGILVITHYQRILNYIKPQFVHVMYNGRIVESGDGDLAVRLEEQGYDWVREKHAEAA; from the coding sequence ATGCCATCCGTTCTTGAAATACAAGGTCTTCATGTAAAGGTCGGGGAAAAAATGCTTCTTAACGGAGTTGACCTGACCGTCCGGCAGGGGGAAATCCATGCCCTGATGGGGCCGAATGGTACGGGCAAGTCCACTCTGGCATATGCGCTAATGGGGCATCCCGTATATGACGTCACACAGGGCAAAATCCTTCTCGACGGGGAGGACCTGCTCGCCCTGCCGCCGGAGGAGCGGGCACGGCGGGGTTTGTTCCTGGCGTTTCAATATCCGGTGGCAATTCCGGGCGTGTCGGTCGCCAATTTCCTGCGGACAGCGATCAATTCCCGGCGCCGGGCGGTGGACCCGCAGGATAAGGGGATCCCGGTGCCGGAGTTCCGCAAAATGCTGAAATCGAAATTGGAAATGCTGAAGATCCCGGTGGAATTCGCCGGCCGCTACCTCAACGAGGGGTTCTCCGGCGGGGAAAAGAAACGCGTAGAGGTGTTGCAGCTGGCCGTGTTGATGCCCAGGATCGCCGTTTTGGACGAGACGGATTCCGGACTGGATATCGACGCCTTGCGGATCGTGGCCGGGGGCGTGGAAGCCATCTCCGGCCCCGAACTCGGAATCCTGGTGATCACCCATTACCAAAGGATCCTGAACTACATCAAACCGCAATTCGTGCACGTGATGTACAACGGGCGGATCGTCGAATCCGGAGACGGGGATCTCGCCGTGCGGTTGGAGGAGCAGGGATACGATTGGGTGCGTGAGAAACACGCGGAGGCGGCATAG
- a CDS encoding DUF59 domain-containing protein yields MKKPGMDDPAADASPKTVWQADRSHPERAASLRKALGEVMDPELGLSIIQLGMIRDVQLKENGVFLRMILTTPFCPYGPALMEHARQKAEKAVALPATIEMGDEAWKPSMMEDDAGGDWGLLY; encoded by the coding sequence ATGAAGAAGCCGGGGATGGATGATCCTGCGGCGGACGCTTCTCCAAAAACGGTCTGGCAGGCGGATCGGTCCCACCCGGAGAGAGCGGCATCGCTCAGGAAAGCTTTGGGGGAAGTGATGGATCCGGAGTTGGGATTAAGCATCATTCAATTGGGGATGATCCGCGACGTCCAACTGAAGGAAAACGGGGTGTTCCTCCGGATGATCTTGACCACCCCGTTCTGCCCGTATGGGCCGGCGCTGATGGAGCATGCCCGCCAAAAAGCCGAAAAGGCGGTCGCCCTGCCGGCAACGATCGAAATGGGCGACGAAGCCTGGAAGCCGTCGATGATGGAAGACGATGCGGGCGGGGATTGGGGATTGTTGTATTGA
- a CDS encoding cysteine desulfurase, which yields MDIDRIRSDFPILQRHIRPGIPLVYLDSAASSQKPEAVIASMGEYYRRHHANIHRAVHTLAEEATGLYEEARRKVAGFISAQPEEVVFTRNATEAINLAAQSWGRANLHPGDTVLLTEMEHHSNHVPWQILAAERGLKLEFAPLTGDGELDLDELETLLKHGPKLVALTQMSNVLGTIVPVADVIRLAHREGARVLVDAAQSVPHIPVDVRTLDADFLAFSAHKMCGPTGIGALFGKREILRAMPPFLGGGEMIRKVDWLTFEPNELPHIFEAGTPAIAEAVGWGAAVDYLNGIGLPAIHRHEQALAAYAMERLREIPGLTLLGPEARKRGGVISFTLAGIHPHDIAQILDSYGVAVRAGHHCAMPLHTKLGLSATTRASFYLYTTFAEVDALLSGLRKARALFA from the coding sequence CTGGACATCGATCGGATTCGGTCGGATTTTCCGATCCTTCAGCGCCATATCCGCCCCGGAATTCCGCTGGTGTATTTGGATTCCGCGGCCTCTTCTCAGAAACCGGAGGCGGTGATCGCCTCCATGGGGGAGTACTACCGCAGACATCACGCCAACATCCACCGGGCGGTGCACACCCTGGCCGAAGAAGCCACCGGCCTGTACGAGGAAGCGCGCCGAAAAGTGGCGGGCTTCATCTCCGCCCAGCCGGAGGAGGTCGTCTTCACCCGCAACGCAACCGAGGCGATCAACCTGGCGGCGCAATCCTGGGGCAGGGCGAATCTCCATCCGGGCGACACGGTCCTGCTGACGGAAATGGAGCACCACAGCAACCACGTGCCGTGGCAGATCCTGGCCGCGGAACGGGGCCTCAAACTGGAATTCGCGCCGCTGACCGGCGATGGAGAATTGGACCTGGACGAGTTGGAAACGCTGCTGAAGCACGGGCCGAAGCTGGTCGCGCTGACGCAGATGTCGAACGTGTTGGGGACGATCGTCCCCGTCGCGGATGTCATCCGCTTGGCGCACCGCGAGGGAGCCAGGGTGCTGGTCGACGCGGCCCAATCGGTTCCGCACATTCCGGTGGACGTTCGGACCCTGGACGCGGATTTCCTGGCTTTCTCGGCGCACAAAATGTGCGGTCCGACCGGAATCGGCGCGCTGTTCGGCAAACGGGAAATCCTCCGCGCCATGCCTCCCTTCCTGGGCGGCGGCGAGATGATCCGCAAGGTGGATTGGTTAACGTTCGAGCCGAACGAACTGCCGCATATTTTTGAAGCCGGCACGCCGGCCATCGCCGAGGCCGTGGGGTGGGGTGCGGCGGTTGATTACCTGAACGGAATCGGGTTGCCGGCCATTCATCGCCACGAGCAGGCCTTGGCGGCGTACGCCATGGAGCGCTTGCGGGAGATCCCCGGGTTGACCCTCCTGGGTCCGGAGGCGCGGAAGCGGGGCGGAGTGATTTCGTTCACCCTCGCGGGGATTCACCCGCACGACATCGCCCAGATCCTGGATTCGTACGGGGTGGCGGTCCGCGCCGGACATCATTGCGCCATGCCGCTTCATACCAAGCTCGGACTCTCCGCAACCACGCGGGCGTCGTTTTACCTGTATACGACCTTTGCGGAAGTGGATGCGCTCCTTTCCGGTCTGCGCAAAGCCCGCGCCCTTTTCGCTTGA
- a CDS encoding ArsR family transcriptional regulator, with protein sequence MTKLIKTNKIGQNMKISSTEPTKEKIILELRNRGQLTVSEISDAVRITPIAVRHHLSSLQAEGMIEVREERHGVGRPRQIYKLTPQALDRNPARLVLFANLLLDQLKEHLPAETVKTLLMDVAFCMAAEWKEELVPLPLPQKLNRLAELLTQEGFVARVEQAGPGRYCLTELACPYSRISLSHPDICAVDEAMISRALGMPVERTSCIRSGSEVCSFLIGVDDEEAGDG encoded by the coding sequence TTGACTAAATTAATTAAAACCAATAAAATAGGGCAAAATATGAAAATATCATCTACTGAACCGACAAAAGAAAAAATCATCCTCGAACTGCGCAATCGCGGGCAATTAACTGTTTCTGAGATTTCAGATGCAGTTCGAATCACCCCGATTGCCGTCCGCCACCACCTGTCCTCGCTTCAAGCGGAAGGCATGATCGAGGTCAGGGAGGAGCGCCACGGCGTCGGACGTCCGCGCCAGATCTATAAACTGACCCCGCAGGCTCTCGATCGCAACCCTGCGCGGCTTGTGCTCTTTGCCAACCTGCTGTTGGACCAATTGAAGGAACATCTGCCCGCGGAAACGGTGAAAACACTGTTGATGGATGTCGCTTTTTGCATGGCCGCCGAATGGAAAGAGGAGTTGGTCCCCCTCCCGCTCCCGCAAAAGCTTAACCGCCTGGCCGAATTGCTTACCCAAGAGGGATTCGTGGCGCGCGTCGAGCAAGCCGGCCCCGGCCGCTATTGCCTGACGGAACTCGCCTGCCCCTACTCCCGGATCAGCCTCTCCCATCCGGATATTTGCGCGGTTGACGAGGCAATGATCTCGCGCGCGCTGGGAATGCCCGTCGAGCGGACCTCATGCATCCGGTCCGGTTCGGAGGTTTGCTCATTTTTGATCGGAGTCGATGATGAAGAAGCCGGGGATGGATGA
- a CDS encoding SufD family Fe-S cluster assembly protein, whose amino-acid sequence MGARRNASNKLQTGAGGIRLPPLSDIQVEALGRETGEPGWMVDDRRAAWQRYRRMPPPAADEPAWREGGAREFPFSELNLEALAVSGKGKRAPAGWLKPAAGADTGGQLLLEDRTTHTLILDETLARAGVVFLPLFQAAKERPELVRGVLGSIVPAETDVFAALASVVFDVGFFLHVPKGVRIAQPLHTLLWSSGEGLRAWRLLIHLDEGAEASLIHECASPERNPDAVRLDIVELIVGRGAALRFFLNQAWGGNIFRIGHERAVVDRGGTLTWGFAHIGARRAVTSAGVDLADKGASVRWSGIQFLNGKQSSVAKTIQNHAMPDTGSDFLCKSVLAGEARSHWQGMVRVAPEAAGSDGYQSSRYLLCSAKAKAEAVPGLEILSDDVRCTHGVTIGELDPEELFYLRSRGIAETEASRLLVGGFLEDALARIPEEAVRQRVHLAVDAKMKTMEEGTAAVVGKAARKDPEPEPRGALS is encoded by the coding sequence ATGGGCGCGCGCAGGAACGCCTCGAACAAACTCCAAACTGGCGCCGGGGGAATCCGGCTTCCGCCGTTGTCGGACATCCAAGTCGAAGCCCTCGGCCGGGAAACGGGGGAGCCGGGCTGGATGGTGGATGATCGGCGCGCCGCCTGGCAACGCTACCGGCGGATGCCCCCGCCGGCCGCGGACGAACCGGCTTGGCGGGAAGGCGGAGCGAGGGAGTTTCCGTTTTCGGAATTGAACCTGGAGGCGCTGGCAGTTTCCGGAAAAGGGAAGCGCGCGCCGGCTGGGTGGTTGAAACCGGCCGCCGGCGCGGACACCGGCGGTCAGTTGTTGCTGGAGGACCGGACCACCCACACTCTGATCCTCGACGAAACCCTCGCCCGCGCCGGAGTTGTCTTTTTGCCGCTCTTCCAGGCGGCCAAAGAGCGCCCGGAACTGGTGCGCGGGGTCTTGGGCAGCATCGTTCCGGCGGAGACGGACGTCTTCGCGGCGCTGGCTTCGGTGGTGTTCGACGTCGGTTTTTTTCTGCATGTGCCGAAGGGAGTGCGGATCGCACAGCCCCTGCACACCCTGCTGTGGTCGTCGGGCGAGGGCTTGCGCGCCTGGCGGCTGTTGATCCATCTTGACGAGGGAGCGGAAGCCAGCCTGATCCACGAGTGCGCATCCCCGGAAAGGAATCCGGACGCGGTCCGGCTGGATATCGTCGAATTGATCGTCGGTCGCGGAGCTGCCCTGCGGTTCTTTCTGAATCAGGCGTGGGGCGGCAACATCTTCCGAATCGGGCACGAGCGGGCGGTTGTCGATCGGGGCGGGACGCTGACCTGGGGCTTTGCGCACATTGGAGCCCGCCGTGCGGTGACGTCTGCCGGGGTGGACCTGGCGGACAAAGGCGCCTCCGTCCGGTGGTCGGGGATTCAATTCCTCAACGGGAAACAGTCGTCGGTCGCCAAGACTATCCAAAACCACGCCATGCCGGATACGGGATCCGATTTTCTCTGCAAAAGCGTGCTGGCGGGCGAGGCGCGGTCCCACTGGCAAGGTATGGTGCGGGTGGCGCCGGAAGCCGCGGGATCGGACGGATATCAGAGCAGCCGGTATCTGCTATGTTCCGCAAAAGCGAAGGCGGAAGCCGTTCCGGGGTTGGAAATCCTCTCCGACGACGTGCGCTGTACGCACGGCGTCACGATCGGAGAGTTAGATCCGGAGGAGCTGTTCTACCTGCGCTCGCGGGGGATTGCGGAGACGGAGGCGAGCAGACTCCTGGTCGGCGGATTTCTGGAAGACGCGTTGGCGCGGATTCCGGAGGAGGCGGTCCGGCAGAGGGTGCATCTTGCCGTGGACGCAAAAATGAAGACAATGGAGGAGGGAACGGCCGCCGTGGTGGGGAAAGCCGCCCGGAAGGATCCGGAGCCGGAACCTCGGGGAGCGCTGTCATGA